ATTATTGACTCCGCTCAAACTATTCTCCAGGATTTAAACACtactcatgccgatgctgctgggtttgCAAATGTTGAGTCACCACAAatctcgtctgtcactcagctcctaaatgagatcaagggtctcaaagatctagtaagtgtcatgaccatggtccaaacacagcaacccaagcaagaatccatcgtcaagctggccgaacatcagttaatgatggtgaatcacatggattcccttcaaggccaaattaatgctctttctgcagtcaacacgggctatgctacctctgctgagttgaatcaacactttaccaagttgaactctgagctgaccggcactcgcgagctaatcttctcaacttctcaatgttcgGTCGAATAAATTAGTgaagctgtccgtctactcaacatgagtaaggaagaaatggaaactgaccaactcaagacgaacGAACTATTGCAATACTCCCGAGCCACCTAcaaacatgtgcgccacacgaatgctcaacgtcagttctatgattcggctttgcttaagatgtaccatcaagcttatgccatgtTGACTGACACTATCACATGGGTAGGAAAATCCCAAGAATATattttgagtatgctcagtgcctctatcAGAATTCCCGGTTCTACTTTGGACGATGGTGTTCCAGTTTTTGATGGTCTAAGGGAAAGCACGAAAAGGCTCAAGGCGTATTCCGtaagattaactcgtgctgctctcaacgacaccttcgttcctcctccggccgatgctggcaaaacgggggagaaagaacaagctgatagaactcaacacacaggagaagcatctggtagtcagcagcaacaaaagggaaaaggcaaagtcaatcctgcccaagtcaataggaagaaatagtctggctagatttgctagtttttattcttgacttgtattTTTTGTGGCATATTTTGTCTTGCTGACTGTCTATAAAATTatgcatctcttattcaaaaattgactaatcttatgtgatgcttacttattgTGCTTTAcgctgatctgtcttaattgaacaaacaaataaaataaaaaggaatatactcagtacacactAAGACTTGATACATCTGCTCTGATAATGTTTTCCCATAACTCTGATATCAAactaaccatgtatcaaaactgagtcaaaacaTATTCCATATATAcacctcttctgaaagctgacctaggctcatctgaattagatcttggaaggtctagaactgaactaagtcagtataagcatgccttaactttactcaattgaatcttagaaggtttagagttaagataagtcaatagatgcaacccttacgggggagtaatttcagaagcataaaaagaatttcaatcatggggaatctcaatgctgagttccatcaattaaatattttgccaacatcaaaatgggggagtttgttgaaacacctttccacatgatttcgATTTGAcataattatttaagttaatccatgattaagggacaattaaatttaagtgctttgatttaattgtactaatatgtttgttcaatgttgagtataaatataaatacaaatagaaataaaaagtaagacaggacgaagtcagcataagaatacagcacaagctgagtagagtggaactcagcgtaaaagaagataagttatcttcagaacaaaagcttaaagatcaagctaatcaacgaagctgagtggaacgaaactcagtatcaaaagtagaaaagtcttcttgagaactatgtcttgcagaacgaagctgaccatggaagctgagtaaaagagaactcagtatatgAATTGACAACAAtcgaagacaacggctatcaaagacaagctgagtgatcttcaggacatcacgaatgatccgtttgctaaaagacaagatccgacaactgtctgcaccaatccagaaccttggaattatgcaaaagccaatttcgagatgaatgggtcaactgttcgttagctaaaagacgaactggcacaagaagacgaaacctgtaaGAAAAAGACAAACCTACCGACTGtggaaattcagacgacaggattggcctgcaaatctgaagctgaccagggCCTTGTCTAAAAAAGAGCCAtttggatcaacggacaaatccaagattcaaatcatttctggttcagacctcaactataaaaggacatgatcattcttggatcataaGCCGATCATAACAAGAACAAAAAGAGTATACGTACAAAGCACATAAAaaccaaaagagatcttacaccaaatttctattcttgtgtaaaagctagattgattttctgtaatcatctaaagtgttcttcatccgaaaagaacaatttgtatcaattgtaaaattgagagtgttgtgctgagtacttggtgttgagtgcttagtgatagagaaatctaggtgtttggttataacacttagtaggagttgagtagaagaatagaggacggtactcttgcatattcaactgccttgtaaacggtttgtgctctacctttaaagagctcagtattggatttaaaaagcccggagggattctggggactggacgtaggcggagaggccgaaccaggataagtcgtgctgagtaatctctaactctctctcaatatatatatatatatatatatatatatatatatatatctgtatgtgttgcttatTATATTTACTcggtatataaattgtttaaattgacaatgagtaaataagagtgttgagttggaagctgaccacaaaagtgtcaattcccaactcatatgtaaaatagttctagtcaacatctgactaaagctgtctcacgCTACAATcgaccgtgctgaccaaagctgagttaacaaactcaagaaaatatattaagtcagcttaattaaaaaggaaaaagttatattagttcctaacccccccttggaactaatcacacgggaccaacaacctattccatcatcgtgcacctaaaagagttgtttgggaaaaaaactcggtgcgaacgctacgagatatcaaaattgctatatcgttgcaggatgcaagagggcacatctgtaatgacacattgtgtcaagatgattggctatattaccaagctttctagtattggattcacgatggataacgaactaagcatagacttaattcttcaatccatcctagagagttattcacagttcatcatgaactaccagatgaatgacttgcaaatctctcttgaagagcttgaaaacatgctcaagacaattgagcccaatatgaagaaagacaaggcaataccggctcttgtcatagagggatcaaagaagaggaaagggaattttcccaatcctaaacatcccaagaaaggcaagagggccatgcccactagagcaaagggaaaggaagtgaagaagcccaaaggagagtgccacttctgtggtaaagacgggcattggaagaggaactgcaaggagtacctagcctcccttaagaagggaaaagacggtgcttcaacgtctggtatgttttatattgaaataaatacaatttcacagtctgaatcttgggtacttgataccggatgtggatctcatatttgtacaaatatgcaggaactaaatcggactaatgaattgaagaaaggaagcataaacttgcgagtaggaaatggagcaagagttgtcgcccttgctgttggagattatgctttaagtttgccctctgggcttgtaatagaattagggaactgtttgtatgttccagaaatgtccagaaacattatttctattagccgtcttgttgacgacggttttcatatttcaataaaagacaaacgtagcgagttttatagagatgggattttctatttttctggaatatcacaaaatgggatttatgtgctagatgacaaaatttctgtattcgcaattgataccaaaagacataagctagataattcgacttacttgtggcattgtcgtttaggccatataaataaaagacgcatgcttaagctacatcaagatgggcttatagattcaattgattctgaatcattggaaacatgcgaagcatgtttaaaaggtaaaatgacaaagacaccctttagcaataaaggcgagcgtgtatcagacactctaggattaatacattcagatgtatgtggtcctatgtcggtccaagcaagaggaggattcagatacttcataagcttcatagacgaccataccagatatggttatgtttacttgatgaagcacaagtccgaagcttttgagaaattcaaatgcttcaagaatgaagtagaaaatcaattaggaaagaaaataaagatacttcgatctgatcgaggtggcgaatatctttcagatgattttttgaattatctaactgaatgtgggatatgctcacaatggacacctccctatacaccacaacacaatggtgtatccgaaaggaggaaccgtaccttgcTAGATATGATAcaatctatgatgagcataacattacttccaaagacattctggggctatgccttagaaactgccctcttcaccctaaatcgagtaccaactaaatccgctagttccacaccatatgaattgttcgttggtaggaaacccacattctcattcatgagagtatggggttgttcaacatttgtcaaacgcgtagcgtcagacaaactaaattctaaatctgataaatgtttcttcattggatatcctaaggaaactgtagggtattacttctatcatccagatgatcagaaagtaatagtatccaagcacgtaaccttcttggagaaagagtttctcgaagaaacagaaaagggaagcatgattgaacttgatgaagttcaagaagaagaaacaccgactgaaacaacagaggcggttgaggaacccgaagcagtcccattggatgagactcaagtgccacccattcgtagatcacaaagagttcgtgaactcccaattagatatggttttctagtgggagatgatgatgaggttcacgtgttagacgacgaacccgagaactacgaagaggctcttaccagtccagattctaaagcatggctcgaggctatgaattctgaaatggattccatgtacaccaaccaagtgtggactttggttgatccacccgaagggataaaacccattgggtgcaggtggatcttcaaaaagaagactgacatggatggaaaggttagcacctacaaagctaggttagtagcgaaaggatatcgtcagaaacaaagaattgattatgacgaaactttctctcatgtggctatgtccaaatcaactAGAATAATGCTCACTATTACCGCTCACTAcaattacgagatttggcaaatggatgtgaaatcagctttcctaaatggaaacctgcttgaggatgtatatatgatgcaacctgaaggtttcatatcaaaggatgcaaacaaggtttgcaaactacagagatccatttatggactcaagcaaacatctagaagctggaacaagcgttttgatgaaaccataaaacaatttggtttcgaacaaaattgcgaagaagcttgcatttataagaaagcaagtgggagctcagttgcatttctaatattatatgtggacgatatattattaatgggaaatgatatagctctactacagtcggtgaaagtatggttatcaggtaacttctccatgaaagaccttggtgaagcagcttatatacttggtataaagatctacagagatagatcaagaagactgcttggtctttcacaggctacatacattgaaaaggtgctaaagcggtttagcatgcttgaatcaaaacgaggtaacttacccatggtacatggagtaaagttaagcaagaatcaatgtcctaaaaccgaagatgataagaaatgcatggctgtaatcccgtacgccagcgcaatcggttcgattatgtatgctatgctatgcactagacctgacgcaGCGTtcacgttaagtataacgagtcgttatcaaggtaattCGGGAGACAAgcattggaatgccgtcaagaacattcttaagtacttgagaaggactaaagacatgttcctagtgtacggagaaggggatctgaaaatagaaggattttcagacgccagtcatctcacagatgagaacgattttagatcccaatcaggatacctgtttattttgaatgggggcgcggtcagttggaagagttccaagcagggaagcgtagctttctctacgaccgagtcagagtacatcgctgccgcggaagcagcaaaggaagcggtttggattaagaagttcattactgaacttggtgtggtgcctgacattgtaaatcccattacactgtactgtgataacaatggagccattgcacaaggaaaggaaccatggtctcataattcatccaagcattaccttaagcgataccacattataagagagattgtggcaagaggagatatgagaatagaaagagtacctactgaggacaacgttgcagatccgttgacaaaacccttagcccagaaagtacatgaccGTCATCTAAGTTcaactgggataagttgtagaaacaattggctttagtccaagtgggagtatgttggggtttagtgtcctatagacaattgttctaggatataaacttaatgtaaatgaagtgttctttgcatcgtttgttttaataagatatggtttcataactatgtataaaggcaacctcttttaaaaactaaataagtctaataaaaggaaatctctaagtttgtttaaagtgattataaagtgttcatacaagcatgaagtgagacgaaactttataataaactaataaacttaaaactaccccaagtcaagtaatatgtttagaaataggattgaaatatcactgttgagacttgcatgtaacaatgtcttctgtcgagacataaagctgatctcacaagcttcagatatgcagatacctggacagttacatggatccaatgaaagggagttcattaggattggggacccgacttgagataataggatgggtagatttatccttgtcacctgttcatctcattggtattaatatgtataagtaatcctcagactcaaaggaatgttaattagtgattctggattatggaatgtgatgctttgatcctgttgtaacacgatccataacagagatgactctggggtgtgaatggcagacgttgggtatcacaggaagtaattgcaggatagttatacattggattgagcatttgtcactcccgataaatgggagatacgtccaaggatcgcttgtggaagacttgactctaaatccttgcaaggtgatagcttaagacttgaaatacagatttcacttaacctatctaattggagttaactcggcctgtacaagtaaaacgaacggctcgctatatgtgacttgacattatccatagtcataagattcagttcaaggatgtagttgataaaggatcgaattatactgtaactaatacggaaaggtcaacgacagaatcaacctgtcttcttatagctatgggggaatgtttcggatttgctaatcacatttcgtgtactcattccgttatgcaaagattaaatataattatgagaaaattaatttaatagttgcatatggctagaagcaataagaacctaatgggtcacacataagacttggagcccaaaagagaaacagatgttaattaattgatggaagcccaactgagtccactaaggcccagtaagcaaggggggggggggggcgattttatgtataaattacataaagaaattaatttgattttaagcaatcctaattagattatgattgtgaattaaattaattaaaggataaataagttaggaggtttaatgagattaaattgctcctattattatcctaaaaggttattattattatctttatatttagatataattatagataataaataagaatcatattccgaattaaattcttattcagtaacttaattctatctaactagagtttagatacaagagagtatatatactcCCTATGTGTAAATTTCGGCTAACACAGTGTCTACCGAAGagaagaatttcgacccccttgttgaggacgagattattcACCGCTTTCcttccgtttcaattgattatcaatctctttctctattccttgatcttgtgttgattaattagaggcaatctattcttgattgctttcatacggttgaattctaacttggttttgaattgtgtttttgtcttgtgctcgggaactcgaagtaagagttgtgggcacttcgattgcaacggtagatagaacatcaaaaagtatttccttctatccctatttatatgaaataacgattaacggatcttgggttaatggaaaaaaggttaaaatttttatatttccgctactaaacgtttgcctattttccttcagttaggccctctaaatccaaaattctgatatttttttttgcctgttaggcctccttaaatccaaatttctaattttttagcCTGTTAGGCtcttcttaaatccaaatttctaaactttTTGCCCTATTAGGCCCTAcctaaatccgattttttttattagacacaactttttttacatgttaagaatcttaaacacaatagagcttaattttgagaagttttacattgATACTTAAAAATTTGTTCTTTGACCCCCTCAGATTATAAAACGTATATATACGAAAAAAAGTGAACAAGTttgatttagcaattttttttaaacactAGGTGTAAAATCGGTCCCCCAACCGAGCAATCATATACTAGCTACTGTTTCTGCACGTAGTATTCCGATCTGAGGAGAGGACCCTTTAAAAACCACGTGTCCTGATTTGTTTTATACAATATCatctatctatttatttatttattttgattgttTTAATTAAATAGTAGCTCCATTTTTGCAAGGTTATAAATTCTCCTCCAAAAATTCCACTCTACATCTTCCATCACCTTTCTTATTCTTGACTTCCATCGATTAAAACATGAAGAGAAAAAAAGAGGGAGTGACCGTACCAAAAGATGGAAGGACATATGGGCAAAAAGACAGACAGAAATCGAAGGTCAAAAATTGAATTCCATGTTTCAAATTGAGATTTAAATGATAATTGATTAAATTGATAGCAATTCAATATAAGTCAAGATGGCCGAGTTGGTCTAAGGCGCCAGTTTCAGGTACTGGTCCGAAAGGGCATGGGTTCGAATCCCATTCTTGACATTTTTTcctctattttcttatttgtccTTTTCCTTAAACGCTGCACTTCACCATAGCTCCAGCAAGCAGGGAATTTCAATTTTCTCATGGATCTATGCCCTGAATTTGATGTTTATTTTCAACGGTTGAGATTAGTTTTCTTTTCCCCCAATACACAATTTTGGATGACAGTTTTCTGTTACTCCAGCGACGGAAGCAGCAAATATAATGAACAACTCGCCTTCTTTCTGCCTTTCTCTCTTTAATAATTGCAAGAATTTAACATCCCTCAAACAAATTCACGCCAATTTACTGAAATGCGGCCTTCACAATGATCCTTTCTTCGCCGGAAAACTAGTACTACATTCCATAGTTGCACTCTCTGATTCTCTGGACTACGCTGGCAGAATTTTTAGCCATACTCCAAATCCTGATGTGTTCATGTACAACACTCTCATTCGGGGGCTTGCCGAATCGGATAAGCCCCAAAGTTCGATTGCAACATTCATTACAATGAGGAGGAATTCAGATTCCCTCCCTGATAGTTTCTCTTTTGCTTTTGTTCTCAAAGCAGCTGCAAATTTAAGGTCCTTGGCAGCTGGAATTCAATTGCACTGTCAAGCATTGAAGCATGGACTAGATACTCATCTTTTTGTGGGGACGACTTTAGTTAGTATGTATGGAGAATGTGGGTATGCTGGATTGGCATGGAAGGTGTTCGAGGAAATGCATGAACCAAATGTTGTTGCTTGGAATGCGGTGATTACTGCCTTTTTTAGGGGTGAGGATGTAAAGGGAGCGAAAACAATCTTTGATTCAATGCCTTTAAGGAACTTGACCTCATGGAACCTGATGCTTGCAGGGTATGTGAAAATAGGGGAATTAGAACTTGCAAAGCAAATGTTTGTTGAGATGCTCGTGAAGGATGATGTATCATGGAGTACCATGATTGTTGGGTTTGCTCATAATGGGTGTTTTGATGAGGCTTTTGGGTTTTTCCGGGAGTTGCAGAGGGAGGGGAAAAGACCAAATGAAGTAAGCCTGACAGGGGTGCTTTCAGCGTGTGCGCAGGCAGGCGCGCTCAAGTTTGGGAAAATATTGCATGGTTTTATCGAGAAAGCAGGTTATGTTTGGATTGTATCTGTCAATAACGCGTTATTGGATACTTATGCCAAGTGTGGGAATTTAAGTATGGCTCGACTGGTCTTTGAACAAATGCCAGATAAAAGGAGCATTATTTCCTGGACTTCAATAATGGCAGGGCTCGCAATGCATGGTCATGGAGAAGAAGCCATACAGCTATTTCACGTGATGGAAGAATCTGGAACTAGGCCTGATGGGATCACATTTATATCACTTTTATATGCCTGTAGTCATGCTGGATTAGTTGAACAAGGATGCAAGTATTTTGACAAAATGGAGCATGTGTACAATATACAGCCAACCATTGAGCATTATGGTTGCTTGGTTGATCTGTATGGCCGAGCCGGTCAGCTGCAGAAGGCCTATGAATTTGTATCTCAGATGCCAATTCCACCAAACGATGTTATTTGGCGGACACTTCTTGGTGCTTGTAGCATTCATGGGAATATCAAGCTGGCTGAGATGGTGAAGGAAAGACTTGCTAAGCTTGACCCTGACAACTCCAGTGATCATGTTCTGTTGTCAAACGTTTATGCAGTTGCAGGAAAGTGGAAGGATGTTGCTGTTGTGCGAAGATCGATGACTAACAAGAGAATCCAGAAAACTCCTGGTTGGAGCATGATTGAAGTTGACAAGACCATGTACACTTTTTTAGCGGGTGCAAAAGTAGATGAGATCACTGAGGAAGCTTATGAGAAACTAAGGGAAATAATTGTTAGGCTTAAGGTTGAAGGAGGTTATGTTCCAGAAGTTGGGAGTGTTTTGCATGACATAcaagaggaagaaaaagaagattcAGTTTCTATGCACAGTGAAAAGCTAGCTGTAGCTTTTGGGATATCAAGATTATGTGAAGGAAAGACTATAAGGATAGTTAAAAATTTGAGAGTTTGCAGGGACTGCCATGCAATGATGAAGCTTATTTCTAAGGTTTTCAAAGTGGAGGTTGTGGTCAGAGATAGAAGCCGCTTTCACTCTTTCAAGCATGGGTTTTGTTCATGCAGAGATTATtggtaatttaagcaagcaaagATGAAGTAATTGAAATATTAAGACTTAAGAAGGAAACAATCTTGATGGGAGTAAGGCTTGTAGCTCCCTCTCAAAACTCATTGGAAACAATGGAACGATTGTGGGCTATGGAAAAAGGATAGAGTATAGGTCAATGTCAATCATTTAAGGAGTGTAAACTGGTTTGAAGGGAACAGTTGAAACGTCGGTGAAATATGAGAAGTTGAATTATGGCCATGAAAGCAACTAGATGATACTCTTCTCTATTGCTTATGCTCTTGTTCATTGACTATCATATGATGCATAAAAGGGATAAAACACATAGGAACTAGAACTCTGACCACCATTATCTTAAATTGTGTATCCTAATAGGTGCAACTTGACAGAATTAGCTCATCTGACTCAGAATATTTTGACTTGTAAGTTAACCGCCTCAATTATTATGGGGCTAAGTGATTGAGATTTCCGATGAAATAGCCAGAGGACGCAGATGCTTCAGTACATGTGCAGCTTTTCTTTCTTGGAGAACGGTAACAGTCAATATGGTGTCTGCTGTTGAACTGGAACTGGGAAGCTTGCTATCTGAGCAGTTAAGAGATTCAACATAATAGCTTCATAGACGACAGTGATACTTAGAGGAGGAATGGAATGAGTTTTTCTCCATGCAGAACACTTATTCTTCTTTTAGCATGGAACACATATTCCACAATTTTGTGGATTGGGAATTCTTTCTGAAACTATAAAATTCTTATTCCATTCTGTGACTGGACTGTATTCCTTCCATGTGCCTCTCTTTCTGTCAAAATAACTCAACCTAATCTTCTCCATTTCTTTCCACCACCATCAGTTCTTACTCTCTGCCACAATGAACCCTTTAGTTTTCTTTTGGAGCTTATCAGATCATCATTTTCAACCCATTCATTGGCTACTTGTCAAATTGCTCAAGGTACACGTGTATCCACTTGATTTATTAGTTGTATCATATCCATTTGCACTTTTTTCTTCTCTGAATCAAGGATTCATTGAAAGAAGAACTGTCAATGTGCATGACTCATTTTATTGCTGCTATGTTATTATATCTGCTTCAATGGAGCTGAGTTAGGCCTATTGTTCCTAAGTTCGGTCAACAGCAGGGTCGCATTTGACGCCATATCTATTTCTCTTCCTCTTTCTTGTTACCAATTAGAGATCTTCGGGTCTTATTTGGAATTTGTTGGTTTTATATGATGCTTATAAGTTTGGAAATGTGAATTTTTGAATTCACTTTGGGCTGGAAAAGTTTAACAGCTGAGAAAGTCTCTGTGCATATATGGTTTCTGCTTTGCTGTACGTTAACAGCTGAGAAAATCCTATTGTCATCATATGTTCAAGCCTCTCCTTTTCTACCTTCTTACCAGTTATCATTCATGAAATCTACAGAACCTTTTCTTTGTCTCTTCTCCACATTCTTTCACTTCTAAAATTGACacaccatttctctctctataacCCATTTTGATTATAGCTTCCTCTGTTTCTACTGATTATACATGATATGCCAGCTATTCCATTAAAGGTAAGCTTGATTTCTGAAATTATCTTCGATAAAGgaattgtttttcttgttttcttctTTCCTTAGTTATCTAATTTCCTTGTTTCAGTTTTGCTTTGATATATCTTAATTATGAGTTGGTGCTGGTAATGACAATTTGGTTTCATATTTACATGTAGCATTGTAGCTTTCCTACAGCCCCTAATTTTACCCTTTCCCTTGGCAAAACATGATTATATATGGCTGCAATGTGCAAGGTTAACAATTCTCTGCATCCTTTAATTCATACTTTAATCATTGGATGAGCTCCTATTTTACTTCTGCAgctgtttatatttttttcttgatTACCAGCCTCTTTGATTTCAGACAAATAACTGAGAAAGCATATTCAAGGACAACTCTGTCAAGATCTATTATGAAAAGCATTCAAGGGAGAGCAATAGACCACCCAAAAATATCCTCATCATACCATTTGTGATGCACTGTTGAATATGGAGATCAGTGGCCAAAGACATCATTCAACGAGCTGGTAATGTTAATTCCTTGACTTCACAAATGAAACAGATAGTAATTACAATGCTCCGTTGGTGAGGGTGAGAAGTGAATATTTTTGACATCTTTAAACTGCGCTTTACAGgttattttgatgttttatATCATAAACGCAATTGATGATACCGGTTGCAGAAATTTCTATACTTCACTTGCATTTACTCATACTCTTAACATATGTGGTGTGCCTGCACACATTTTCTTACAACATAGTTCTCCTGCT
The DNA window shown above is from Euphorbia lathyris chromosome 1, ddEupLath1.1, whole genome shotgun sequence and carries:
- the LOC136232236 gene encoding pentatricopeptide repeat-containing protein At1g74630, translating into MNNSPSFCLSLFNNCKNLTSLKQIHANLLKCGLHNDPFFAGKLVLHSIVALSDSLDYAGRIFSHTPNPDVFMYNTLIRGLAESDKPQSSIATFITMRRNSDSLPDSFSFAFVLKAAANLRSLAAGIQLHCQALKHGLDTHLFVGTTLVSMYGECGYAGLAWKVFEEMHEPNVVAWNAVITAFFRGEDVKGAKTIFDSMPLRNLTSWNLMLAGYVKIGELELAKQMFVEMLVKDDVSWSTMIVGFAHNGCFDEAFGFFRELQREGKRPNEVSLTGVLSACAQAGALKFGKILHGFIEKAGYVWIVSVNNALLDTYAKCGNLSMARLVFEQMPDKRSIISWTSIMAGLAMHGHGEEAIQLFHVMEESGTRPDGITFISLLYACSHAGLVEQGCKYFDKMEHVYNIQPTIEHYGCLVDLYGRAGQLQKAYEFVSQMPIPPNDVIWRTLLGACSIHGNIKLAEMVKERLAKLDPDNSSDHVLLSNVYAVAGKWKDVAVVRRSMTNKRIQKTPGWSMIEVDKTMYTFLAGAKVDEITEEAYEKLREIIVRLKVEGGYVPEVGSVLHDIQEEEKEDSVSMHSEKLAVAFGISRLCEGKTIRIVKNLRVCRDCHAMMKLISKVFKVEVVVRDRSRFHSFKHGFCSCRDYW